A region of Vitis vinifera cultivar Pinot Noir 40024 chromosome 15, ASM3070453v1 DNA encodes the following proteins:
- the LOC104881848 gene encoding cytochrome P450 78A3 isoform X2, with amino-acid sequence MRSFWEVLLAFQGDNNNKDRWRKASPSASMGKPIPGPRGFPVVGSMKLMASLAHHRIAAAAEACGAKRLMAFSLGETRVIVTCNPDVAKDILNSSVFADRPVKESAYSLMFNRAIGFAAYGVYWRTLRRIAATHLFCPKQIKASEAQRAEIAAEMAAMFGENTEPFRVRDVLKRASLSSMMCSVFGRKYQLDSSNNEAHELRTLVEEGYDLLGTLNWSDHLPFLGDFDPQKIRMRCSNLVPKVNRFVTRIIAEHRARTTEKIRDFVDVLLSLQGPDKLSDSDMIAVLWEMIFRGTDTVAVLIEWILARLVLHPDVQSRVHDELDRVVGESRAVAESDITAMEYLPAVVKEVIRLHPPGPLLSWARLATTDTTVDGHHVPAGTTAMVNMWAITRDPNVWSDPLEFKPDRFSGMGADTDISVFGSDLRLAPFGSGRRVCPGKTLGLTTVTFWVASLLHEFEWKPLDGNNNVDLSEVLKLSCEMEKPLTVKVHRRRSTSTSSP; translated from the exons ATGAGAAGCTTCTGGGAAGTTTTGCTGGCTTTCCAAGgagacaacaacaacaaagacAG GTGGAGGAAAGCTTCTCCGTCGGCTTCCATGGGTAAGCCGATACCGGGTCCGAGAGGTTTTCCGGTGGTTGGGAGTATGAAGCTTATGGCCAGCCTTGCCCACCACCGGATTGCTGCGGCGGCGGAGGCCTGTGGAGCCAAGCGGCTTATGGCTTTCAGCCTGGGCGAGACTCGGGTTATCGTTACCTGCAATCCTGATGTTGCGAAAGACATTCTGAACAGCTCCGTGTTTGCTGATCGTCCGGTGAAGGAGTCGGCTTACAGTCTGATGTTCAACAGAGCAATTGGGTTCGCTGCCTACGGAGTTTACTGGCGAACCCTCCGGAGGATCGCTGCCACGCATCTCTTCTGCCCGAAACAGATCAAAGCCTCGGAGGCTCAGCGAGCGGAGATCGCCGCTGAAATGGCGGCAATGTTTGGAGAAAACACAGAGCCTTTCCGCGTCCGAGACGTCCTGAAACGGGCTTCACTCAGCAGCATGATGTGCTCTGTTTTTGGACGAAAATACCAGCTCGATTCCTCCAACAACGAAGCTCACGAACTCAGGACTCTTGTCGAAGAAGGCTACGACCTCTTGGGCACTCTCAACTGGTCCGACCACCTTCCCTTTCTCGGAGACTTTGACCCACAAAAGATCCGCATGAGATGCTCCAACCTTGTCCCCAAAGTCAACCGCTTCGTTACCAGAATCATCGCTGAACACCGTGCCCGAACCACTGAAAAAATCCGAGATTTCGTCGATGTTTTGCTCTCCCTTCAAGGGCCTGATAAATTATCCGACTCCGATATGATCGCCGTcctttgg GAAATGATATTTAGGGGGACTGATACAGTGGCGGTTTTGATCGAGTGGATACTCGCGAGGTTGGTGCTCCACCCCGACGTCCAATCACGAGTCCACGACGAGCTCGACAGGGTCGTCGGAGAGTCACGCGCTGTCGCCGAGTCTGATATCACGGCCATGGAGTACCTCCCCGCGGTGGTGAAAGAGGTTATCAGGCTGCACCCTCCTGGTCCACTCCTCTCGTGGGCTCGATTGGCTACAACTGATACAACCGTTGATGGGCATCACGTGCCAGCTGGGACTACAGCCATGGTCAATATGTGGGCCATCACCCGGGACCCGAACGTGTGGTCAGACCCACTCGAATTTAAGCCCGATAGGTTCTCTGGAATGGGAGCTGACACCGATATATCTGTATTCGGTTCTGATCTTCGACTCGCCCCGTTTGGGTCGGGCCGCAGGGTCTGCCCTGGAAAGACTCTTGGGTTGACCACGGTTACCTTTTGGGTAGCCTCGCTTTTGCACGAGTTTGAATGGAAGCCGTTGGATGGGAATAATAACGTTGACCTG
- the LOC104881848 gene encoding cytochrome P450 78A3 isoform X1, whose amino-acid sequence MGTHVESFWIFALVSKCEALSLASIAWVVFFAWFLLSMIFWAYPGGPAWGKYRWRKASPSASMGKPIPGPRGFPVVGSMKLMASLAHHRIAAAAEACGAKRLMAFSLGETRVIVTCNPDVAKDILNSSVFADRPVKESAYSLMFNRAIGFAAYGVYWRTLRRIAATHLFCPKQIKASEAQRAEIAAEMAAMFGENTEPFRVRDVLKRASLSSMMCSVFGRKYQLDSSNNEAHELRTLVEEGYDLLGTLNWSDHLPFLGDFDPQKIRMRCSNLVPKVNRFVTRIIAEHRARTTEKIRDFVDVLLSLQGPDKLSDSDMIAVLWEMIFRGTDTVAVLIEWILARLVLHPDVQSRVHDELDRVVGESRAVAESDITAMEYLPAVVKEVIRLHPPGPLLSWARLATTDTTVDGHHVPAGTTAMVNMWAITRDPNVWSDPLEFKPDRFSGMGADTDISVFGSDLRLAPFGSGRRVCPGKTLGLTTVTFWVASLLHEFEWKPLDGNNNVDLSEVLKLSCEMEKPLTVKVHRRRSTSTSSP is encoded by the exons ATGGGAACACATGTTGAAAGCTTTTGGATCTTCGCTTTGGTTTCCAAATGCGAAGCTCTTTCTCTGGCCAGCATTGCATGGGTCGTTTTCTTTGCTTGGTTTCTGCTGAGCATGATTTTTTGGGCTTACCCTGGTGGCCCCGCTTGGGGGAAGTACAGGTGGAGGAAAGCTTCTCCGTCGGCTTCCATGGGTAAGCCGATACCGGGTCCGAGAGGTTTTCCGGTGGTTGGGAGTATGAAGCTTATGGCCAGCCTTGCCCACCACCGGATTGCTGCGGCGGCGGAGGCCTGTGGAGCCAAGCGGCTTATGGCTTTCAGCCTGGGCGAGACTCGGGTTATCGTTACCTGCAATCCTGATGTTGCGAAAGACATTCTGAACAGCTCCGTGTTTGCTGATCGTCCGGTGAAGGAGTCGGCTTACAGTCTGATGTTCAACAGAGCAATTGGGTTCGCTGCCTACGGAGTTTACTGGCGAACCCTCCGGAGGATCGCTGCCACGCATCTCTTCTGCCCGAAACAGATCAAAGCCTCGGAGGCTCAGCGAGCGGAGATCGCCGCTGAAATGGCGGCAATGTTTGGAGAAAACACAGAGCCTTTCCGCGTCCGAGACGTCCTGAAACGGGCTTCACTCAGCAGCATGATGTGCTCTGTTTTTGGACGAAAATACCAGCTCGATTCCTCCAACAACGAAGCTCACGAACTCAGGACTCTTGTCGAAGAAGGCTACGACCTCTTGGGCACTCTCAACTGGTCCGACCACCTTCCCTTTCTCGGAGACTTTGACCCACAAAAGATCCGCATGAGATGCTCCAACCTTGTCCCCAAAGTCAACCGCTTCGTTACCAGAATCATCGCTGAACACCGTGCCCGAACCACTGAAAAAATCCGAGATTTCGTCGATGTTTTGCTCTCCCTTCAAGGGCCTGATAAATTATCCGACTCCGATATGATCGCCGTcctttgg GAAATGATATTTAGGGGGACTGATACAGTGGCGGTTTTGATCGAGTGGATACTCGCGAGGTTGGTGCTCCACCCCGACGTCCAATCACGAGTCCACGACGAGCTCGACAGGGTCGTCGGAGAGTCACGCGCTGTCGCCGAGTCTGATATCACGGCCATGGAGTACCTCCCCGCGGTGGTGAAAGAGGTTATCAGGCTGCACCCTCCTGGTCCACTCCTCTCGTGGGCTCGATTGGCTACAACTGATACAACCGTTGATGGGCATCACGTGCCAGCTGGGACTACAGCCATGGTCAATATGTGGGCCATCACCCGGGACCCGAACGTGTGGTCAGACCCACTCGAATTTAAGCCCGATAGGTTCTCTGGAATGGGAGCTGACACCGATATATCTGTATTCGGTTCTGATCTTCGACTCGCCCCGTTTGGGTCGGGCCGCAGGGTCTGCCCTGGAAAGACTCTTGGGTTGACCACGGTTACCTTTTGGGTAGCCTCGCTTTTGCACGAGTTTGAATGGAAGCCGTTGGATGGGAATAATAACGTTGACCTG
- the LOC104881848 gene encoding cytochrome P450 78A3 isoform X3 → MGKPIPGPRGFPVVGSMKLMASLAHHRIAAAAEACGAKRLMAFSLGETRVIVTCNPDVAKDILNSSVFADRPVKESAYSLMFNRAIGFAAYGVYWRTLRRIAATHLFCPKQIKASEAQRAEIAAEMAAMFGENTEPFRVRDVLKRASLSSMMCSVFGRKYQLDSSNNEAHELRTLVEEGYDLLGTLNWSDHLPFLGDFDPQKIRMRCSNLVPKVNRFVTRIIAEHRARTTEKIRDFVDVLLSLQGPDKLSDSDMIAVLWEMIFRGTDTVAVLIEWILARLVLHPDVQSRVHDELDRVVGESRAVAESDITAMEYLPAVVKEVIRLHPPGPLLSWARLATTDTTVDGHHVPAGTTAMVNMWAITRDPNVWSDPLEFKPDRFSGMGADTDISVFGSDLRLAPFGSGRRVCPGKTLGLTTVTFWVASLLHEFEWKPLDGNNNVDLSEVLKLSCEMEKPLTVKVHRRRSTSTSSP, encoded by the exons ATGGGTAAGCCGATACCGGGTCCGAGAGGTTTTCCGGTGGTTGGGAGTATGAAGCTTATGGCCAGCCTTGCCCACCACCGGATTGCTGCGGCGGCGGAGGCCTGTGGAGCCAAGCGGCTTATGGCTTTCAGCCTGGGCGAGACTCGGGTTATCGTTACCTGCAATCCTGATGTTGCGAAAGACATTCTGAACAGCTCCGTGTTTGCTGATCGTCCGGTGAAGGAGTCGGCTTACAGTCTGATGTTCAACAGAGCAATTGGGTTCGCTGCCTACGGAGTTTACTGGCGAACCCTCCGGAGGATCGCTGCCACGCATCTCTTCTGCCCGAAACAGATCAAAGCCTCGGAGGCTCAGCGAGCGGAGATCGCCGCTGAAATGGCGGCAATGTTTGGAGAAAACACAGAGCCTTTCCGCGTCCGAGACGTCCTGAAACGGGCTTCACTCAGCAGCATGATGTGCTCTGTTTTTGGACGAAAATACCAGCTCGATTCCTCCAACAACGAAGCTCACGAACTCAGGACTCTTGTCGAAGAAGGCTACGACCTCTTGGGCACTCTCAACTGGTCCGACCACCTTCCCTTTCTCGGAGACTTTGACCCACAAAAGATCCGCATGAGATGCTCCAACCTTGTCCCCAAAGTCAACCGCTTCGTTACCAGAATCATCGCTGAACACCGTGCCCGAACCACTGAAAAAATCCGAGATTTCGTCGATGTTTTGCTCTCCCTTCAAGGGCCTGATAAATTATCCGACTCCGATATGATCGCCGTcctttgg GAAATGATATTTAGGGGGACTGATACAGTGGCGGTTTTGATCGAGTGGATACTCGCGAGGTTGGTGCTCCACCCCGACGTCCAATCACGAGTCCACGACGAGCTCGACAGGGTCGTCGGAGAGTCACGCGCTGTCGCCGAGTCTGATATCACGGCCATGGAGTACCTCCCCGCGGTGGTGAAAGAGGTTATCAGGCTGCACCCTCCTGGTCCACTCCTCTCGTGGGCTCGATTGGCTACAACTGATACAACCGTTGATGGGCATCACGTGCCAGCTGGGACTACAGCCATGGTCAATATGTGGGCCATCACCCGGGACCCGAACGTGTGGTCAGACCCACTCGAATTTAAGCCCGATAGGTTCTCTGGAATGGGAGCTGACACCGATATATCTGTATTCGGTTCTGATCTTCGACTCGCCCCGTTTGGGTCGGGCCGCAGGGTCTGCCCTGGAAAGACTCTTGGGTTGACCACGGTTACCTTTTGGGTAGCCTCGCTTTTGCACGAGTTTGAATGGAAGCCGTTGGATGGGAATAATAACGTTGACCTG